In Brachionichthys hirsutus isolate HB-005 chromosome 20, CSIRO-AGI_Bhir_v1, whole genome shotgun sequence, the genomic stretch CCCAGTTTGTCAGGGAAATCAAGGATGGAAAGATGGTCATGGTAAGTGTCATGTCGCTTTGAAAATCTGGTGAACATTTTCACATGTGGGAACTAGAAAGGAAGACTTTTTTTCGGCTTAATAATTCAAGTAAGATGCATGTTGTGATTAGTGATGCGTTCAGTGTTCAGTCCTCAAAGTCTAATTGAGTTGACCCCTGTGACGATTGGAAATGAAGGGAGCGTTCACCTCTCTGTCCTGGTTACTATCGTCTCTGTTGCAGAATTTGACATTTGAAGATGTCCATGCAGTCCGTACCTACGAGAAGGCGTGAGTGCCCTGAATGACAGCATCCCCGTCCAGCCAACAAGTGTGGATTTTCTAATTATTAACTCTGTTCTACTCTTTGCACTTCATCTTCCTCGGCATGATCAAGGCCTGCAGGCTGCGCatgttttgtaaaaacaattttATATGAAAACGTTTGTGACACGATGGATGAATCGTCTTTGCAGCCCTGTGTGAAACctgaaataaagaaacagaGACTAAACGTTTGTATCTTCTCTATTTGGTGGCTGTTTCTAGCTTTTAGGGTGATTTATTTATCGACCCTCAGATAGGGGATCCCCATCGTGTCTTGACCTCTAAtctggcagaggaggagaagtaaTTTTAATAAACAGATTAAATCTCTCAATCTGTGATTTCACCAAGTTTCTGATTTCTCTATttaattcagttcagttcagaacaggaagtcgtctcaaggctttacaggattagcagggaaagacagaacccaacttgacccacaagagcaagaactttggagacggaggcaaggaaaacttccctttaacaggcagaaaccttggacagaacctaggctcatggtggacggccatctgtctgaccggctgggttgagaaagagagagagagagagagaaagagagagagagagagagagagaatggcaggtcggaggataGTCggaaacaaggagatggatagggaagcaatagcaagacagagcaggagcagacaaaaacaagatgtataaagctataaatgctaatgctagcgacgtggacatcagtgctgagggacacaggtccaggttctgcagcaccacggacagtgATTGACTGTATCTGATTTGTTAGGTATGAATCATGTATGAAGGATGCTCTCAGTGAAGTTGTCAAAGCATACAGATAGAAAAACAACAGTCCCATGACTTGACCCTCATCACGCCTCGATCTTGAAAATCTACGAGATTTTGACTTCATGTTTGGATTTCAGTGGCGATTTTCCTTTGAAGATGCATCGTTTGACAGCTCACAGAATCAGCGCGGTCTCTTCTCAGATCCGTAACTTTATTGGTATCTCACAGTGACAACATTTTTGGATCCAGACGGGTGGTGGCTTTTTTGAGGGTggcattttgtcatttttttggtTCGAGCCTTCGAGCATTCATGAAAAGCAAAACTCATTGCAGCTGCCCCAACCTCCAAGAAAGAaagccataaaaataaaactccagATCACAACCAAACTCTAAGGATTTTTTAACGGGTACCTTTTCAAGAAAGCAAATCCCAATCCAACCAGAACTTTATGAATAATTTAGCGAGGGAAGAAAGAACAGAAACTcccccaaaaataaacaaacagcaaaagTATTTCCTCCTCAAAAGAGGAGGTTCAACATGTCTTACTTTGCATCCATTGATGGATCAACTTGGCCCCATTACAGGATGAACAACGTTTCATTTTTGTCAGATATTGATCAGATGACTCTGATTGGACAAcatagcattaaaaaaacaatttttgtttttttactttggaaATACAAATTCTATGAGAACGAATTTCAACAATCGCGgtggattattattatgtgtgaaCTAACTGGTTGTTAAATTTACAGTAATGCGCCTTTAAATGTGGCAAATGTCGGACTGTActgggaaaataaatacatcaatatgaaataaacattcatctCAAGcatgttttcctttaaattgGCAGCAGTTTGATAGATGCATCTCGGTTGCGTCCTGTCATTGTGCAgatccgcccccccccgcccccccgcccccccgcagtGCGGAGGGAGTCACGTGACCCATCCAGGCTTCTCCTTGCTGTTTCTGTCTGCTTGTAGTTCCTCCTGTGACGTTCTGTAATGTCGCTCTTTAGCACAGAGAGCACGGCCCGTGTTCGGTGCGTTATGGTGCTGCTGCTTTACGGTTCCTCTCCGGTTGCAGCGGCACCGACTGGAAGCCTGCCGGGCTCAGGTAAAAAGCAGCGCGTCGCCGTTATCGTGAGTAACAGTATTCAATTCTGCTGACAGGGACGTCAGCCTCGCAGAATTTACCCGCAGACATTGAGGAAAAAAGAAGCTTTGTTTcctaataaataatattttagcaGTCAATAGAaattggaaaaaagaaaaggtctcTTAATATTTGAAAGTAAagcaaaggaagaaaagagTACCTTGAGATATAGATAAAAAGTTGGAATCAGGGTACCAGAATCGATGACCCTTCTCTTTGATCTCTTAAAGTAGACTAATCTCTAAGTATCCAAGCCATAAACACGataagcaaaaaacaaacaatgaacaaaACAAGTACAGCATTTAATTGTGACTGTCGTATAAGACATTACACAACAAGCCCGCTGAGGAagtagataaaataaaaaacacgtTTGTCAACGCCCAattaggtaatctcttctttgctggagatgactgtattatcgactgtgaccttgaaatcattaacatttatttcacgtagagagtgtttagacccaaaaagaatagattctgtttttccaagGTGTattgacagtttgttatcggtaagccaagtacggattctggtgacctcagagctgagagcctcctcaacctgcactttgtcctctcctgaaatcacgagtgctgagtcatcagcaaacaggaacagcGTGGTCTCAACAGCCATGCAGCGAGCggtgtgcatgtgatggaggaatgcacagtgcatgtagggggcgtggaACCATCGCACTCACAGATTGCATTCTTCATCCgtatttcctcctcctttggAGCAGTCGTAAACTGTTGCCGTGCGGTCCCGGCTTGTCTTGACAGATGCACTCgggtttctctgtctctctcgtaGACCTTCTGTGCATCCTTTTATTTACCTCTCGTGCGTGTCTGCAGGCAGGTTCTGGCACATCACGGACCTCCACCTGGATCCCACCTATAACCGGTCCCCAGACCCCAGCAAGGTTTGCTTCTCCTCCAAAGGAGCCCCGGTCGCCCACGCTGGCATGTTTGGGGACTACCTTTGTGACTCTCCCTACCGCCTCATCCAATCAGCTTTCAGCCACATGGCGCCGCTTACTCAGCCGCAGGACTTCATCATATGGACCGGGTCGGTACAGACAGGACGACGGACGAAGAGTCACTGCTTCCTTCTCTTGATTTTACTGAACACTTCATACCAagttttttctttaaaatgagCCTCTGACTAATATTCACATCAATTGAAACTCTCTGTGGCTAGTACTCCCACATCATCTGTGTACTTCATATACTTCTCTGTTTGCTCTGTGCTGCCAGAGGGATGAGGAAATACCCACTTCCTTCTCATTGCTTCTTGTTTTAAACAaagcaaagacatttttttttttacattatgaaAGAAAAGCCTTGTGAGATTTGACCAGTCCCTGTATTTGGCTCAGGCCCAGACGATAGTGTTCACCAAGTTAAATAAACCACTCCTGCTTTTCTGCGGCAGCATCAAAACTTTGGTTTATCCTGTATAATATAAGATAAACCAATATTTTCTGTGTTCTCCGAGGGAACTGAAAGGTCGTATTCGCTGCACGACGGTCCTCTGTTGATCAGCAGCTAATCAGATAAGCCAGGAATTCAATAAAGACGCTTAGGAGAACGTTTCAGCACCCAATGCTCCACCACTGGAAGTCTCGAGGCTAAAGTTACTgtgtaaacacatttttgatttaATCCAAAGTTAATGGGCTTTTTGTGGCATGACTATGCATTAAAAGGGAAATCCCATTATTTGTACTGTGCGGATGGTTTAGACCGGGTGGAGGGATGTGACTGAGCATTACCTAACAGGTCGGGCGTGTGAGGATTGGGACAGTAGCACCTATCACAATGACAATAATGTGTGATTGAGATGAAACCAGTAACTGgttctaaatgtttgttttgccAGGGACAGTCCACCTCATGTCCACGTCGATGAGCTGTCCACAGACCTAGTGATCAAGGTCATCAGTAACATGACCCAGACCATCGGAGACCACTTCCCCAACCTGACAGTTTATCCTGCCCTGGGAAACCACGACTACTGGCCTCAGGTGACTTCCTGTCATAGGATGAATAATCGGGTCATGGCACCGACATAGTGGGATTTATGAATCCGTTTTAGGGAGGTATACGCTCTGAGTTTGGTCACGTTAGAATCAGAATGGTCTTTATTTCTTAAATGTTAACCATTGTTATTGTCAGGACCAGATGACGACCTCTAGTAATGCCGTCTACCGGGCTGCTGCCGAGCTGTGGGGCCGCTGGCTGCAGCCTGAAGCGCTGTTCACGCTCTCACAAGGTGACATGTCCGTACTTCAGCTCCCGCGATGGTGGTTTTGtccttttaatattttaaatccATCACATTGCCAAGATATAGTAATCATGATATTTGGAATGATTAATTACAAATAGAAACAGTGTTTGATATTTGCACGTGCAAGTATTATATTTACCCTCTAATCCATCTACTTAAACAAATTGTTTGACTGTTGCAACTTTAAAATCACATGAAGTTCCTACATTTAAAATGAGGAAATGTGAAAGCCCGTACTTTATACATGTGGCTGGTTGATGCAAAAAGTTCCTATTTTTTCGTGCCACGCTGAAAGACTCGACTCATCACCTTGAGTTTTGGCAAAGTCAACCATCtttctgatgttttattttacccgTAGGGTCGAGTGGGCTTTGAGCAGTTGGCTCATTTAAGTCTAGATATAGTCTTTAGAatttaaggaaataaaaaataccactttattattaatttattacttgaatgatTAACCTACTCTCAAAGTTGATGGTAATGTAATGCCTGCTAATTGGTAAATGTAATTATGGACCACTCAATAAATATTAACgacctgctagcatgctaatgaCTTTATGTGTGATATGATAATATGAATCAAATTACGCTCTAGCATCATGTGCTAATTTGTGCGGCGTTCTGTTGCTGCAGGCGGGTTCTACTCCCAGCTGGCCAAGCCTGGTTTACGGGTGGTCAGTCTCAACACTATCCTCTACTACGGCCCTAATAAAGCCTCAAGCAACATGACAGATCCCGCTGGGCAGTTCCTGTGGCTTGAGGAAACCCTGGCGAAAGCTGCTGAGAGCCTGGAGAAGGTCTGACCGGTCCCACGTTGATTACTTTGCATCGGTATAGCGCTGTTAAACTATCGCACCCCCGTGGTTTATTTCTTGCTCCAGGTGTACATCATCGCTCACGTACCAGTGGGATACCTGCCCTTTGTCAAGAACACCACTGCTATAACAGAGAGCCACAATGAAAGGCTAGTTGCCATCTGCAGGAAATACAGCAAGGTCATTGCTGGACATTTTTATGGCCACAcccacagagacagcattatgGTACTGTTGGATCAACAAAGTAAGAAAAGTGCTTCATGTATATGTCAATAGTCATGTATATGTCAATAGTTTTGTTGAAGTACAAAAACTAATTTTGAGATTATTTATGACCTCCATTAGTGCAATAGAATTATTAACAGTTATAGACTGAAAATTCTCCAAGAAGCTCTTTGTGTAAGTCCTTCTTGTAACCTTAGAgcaaacaaattttgaagctccatttactgcaatgttaatcaatattcaaagtaatccagaatccaggatctcttctggatcatcaccaaactttaatcatcggttcctggtaacattcccaacatgttctgaaagtttcatcaagatccgtccagaacattttgagttatcttgctaaaaggcggacagacagacgccggcgtcTATCAACCGCGTCTACAGGTCTatcaacagattaaaaaaacctaattaaattaaatgacctACCTAAAGAAGAACCCTCAACACACATGAATGTCCTCAACAGTTCTTTGCACCAATTtttatgtttgtctttcttgctCTTCAGATAACCCAGTGAATTCTATTTTTGTGTCACCGGCTGTTACGCCAATCAAGTCACCTCATGAGGTTTACTCAAACAACCCAGCGTTCCGTATGTACCTGTTCAACATGAGGGACTACTGCCTGTTGGTAAGAAGCTCTGCGCTTCACATCAGCTCACTTCAGGGCACAGATTTCACTTGGTATGAATTTACAGGCTAAAATGTGGAGTCGCATTTCTGGCAatatgatgaaaaacaaatcttgCATAAACTCGGAGACAGCAGAGGGTCCACTGGCTATGAGCCACATGAAAATACAACTAAACTACTCAAAAATATCAGCACCGTTTTTGTGACTGGTCGATGAACATGAAGGCATCACCTTGCTTGAAAAGCACGCAGCTTCAGAATTGACGTGTGCTTTGGTACAGCCACAGGTGAGAGCCTGATGCTGTTTTTAAGTATTTAGAAGTTGCTTAGAAAGAACTGAGGCCTGCCTCATTTTGCAAACATATTGACAATTTCAGGTCAAACCAAAATACTCAATGTAGTGCTGACATTAAAAAGAAGTAATTGCAGAACTATCTCTGCCATTCCAAAATACTTTTCTTTCACCTGTCTTTCTCGCCACTTGGCGCTTTTCTCCATCTGAAGGATATCTGGCAGTACTATTTGAATCTGACGGAAGCCAACGAGAAACAAAGATCTGACTGGAGGCTTGAATATGTCATGACAGAGGCTTTTGGACTGAGTGACCTGCAGCCACAaagcctcctccagctgggcctGAGCTTCATCCTCCCCCAGACCAAAACCTTCATCAAGTATTTCAGTCACTACATGGTCGGTTACGACAATAGTATTACATGTCAGGGAGATTGTAAGGTTGCCCAGGTGTGTGCTGTTCTGTTCCTGGACCAGTTATCCTATTCCAAATGTGTTGCAAATGAGAACACATTAGAAGGGTATGCTCCAAAAAGAACCTTATCCAATAAATCACTGTGAAGTAAAGGAAAGAAATGGCATTCAGCCCTTGAAGTATAAACTGTTATTCTGTAGCTCATCTGCTGCTACATTTtggaaatcatttattttcaagattatcatgatttatatatatattttccactCCATAGATCTGCTGCATATTAATAAGAATACTActattttggtgtttttttcAAGCTGTCTGAAGAATCCATGTTgatcaataaatgttgaattaGGTAGAACAAAAACACTGCCAATCCATCTTCGACCACTTATCCGGTGCCGGGTCTTGGAGGCAACAGTATGAGCAAGGATGCCCAGATTTTCCTTTCCTCAGACACCTCCTCTAGTTCTTCCAGGGGGGATCCTGAGGCATTCCCATGCCAGCAAAGAGACATattctctccagcgtgtcctcccagtgggacatgcacgaaacacctccccagggagtcGTCCTGGAAGCACCCggaatagatgccccagccgcctcagctgactcctctctaTGTGGAGGGGCAGCAGCTCGACTCTGAGTTCCTCCCCCTAAGGGGGGCCCCAGCCATCCTGCGGAGGAAACTAATTTTGACCGCTTGTATCCgtgatcttgtcctttcggtcatgacccaaagctcatgaccaatggggagaggaggaacgtagattgaccggtaaatcaagagtGTCGCCTTTCggttcagctccttcttcaccacgacagaccaATACAacgactgcagctgctgcaccgatccCTCCGT encodes the following:
- the smpdl3a gene encoding cyclic GMP-AMP phosphodiesterase SMPDL3A codes for the protein MVLLLYGSSPVAAAPTGSLPGSGRFWHITDLHLDPTYNRSPDPSKVCFSSKGAPVAHAGMFGDYLCDSPYRLIQSAFSHMAPLTQPQDFIIWTGDSPPHVHVDELSTDLVIKVISNMTQTIGDHFPNLTVYPALGNHDYWPQDQMTTSSNAVYRAAAELWGRWLQPEALFTLSQGGFYSQLAKPGLRVVSLNTILYYGPNKASSNMTDPAGQFLWLEETLAKAAESLEKVYIIAHVPVGYLPFVKNTTAITESHNERLVAICRKYSKVIAGHFYGHTHRDSIMVLLDQQNNPVNSIFVSPAVTPIKSPHEVYSNNPAFRMYLFNMRDYCLLDIWQYYLNLTEANEKQRSDWRLEYVMTEAFGLSDLQPQSLLQLGLSFILPQTKTFIKYFSHYMVGYDNSITCQGDCKVAQVCAVLFLDQLSYSKCVANENTLEGYAPKRTLSNKSL